The DNA sequence CCAGGACACGTTGCTGGCGATGTCGTGGAGGGCGTCGATGCGCTCTGGCAGATAGGGTGGTGTGATCGCAGACCGTCTCATAGACCTTAGCAAATAACCGGGGCGGCCCGATCTCGCCAGCGCCGCGCTCGCGCGGCCGGCTCGCAGCCGTCGCGCATCTCCTTGACGGACAACGGAATCCCGACTAGACGGAGCGGAGAGCGCGTCGGGCGCCGCCCCCGGCTAGCTTGCTTCGGCTCCGAGCTCCCGCAGCGCACCGCCCACGTAGCGCCGCACCATCTTCTTCCGCCAGGCGTACGCCAGGTCCGTGTTGTCGAGCGGAGTCGCGTGACCCGCGGCGGCCGCGGCCACGCCCTCGATCGCGTCGTCGGACAGCCGACCGCCCACGAGGGCCGCCGACTCCGGCACCAGCACCGGCCGCGACGCGACGGCGCCCAGGACCACCCGCGCCTCGGCCACCTCCCCCGCGCTCCCGAACCGCACGGCGGCCGCCACCGAGAGCACCGGGAAGTCGAACGAGCCGCGCCGCCGCAGCTTCCAGTAGGTGCTGCGCCACCCCGGCTCCGCCGGAGCGAGGCGGACCGCGGTGAGGATCTCGTCCGGACGCCTGGTCAGGTAGGCCATCCCGTCGTTGGCGTACAGCTCGCTCAGCGCGATCTCCCGCTCGCCCTCCGCCGAGACGAGGGTGACCCGCGCGCCGAGGGCGATCAAAGCCGGCGCGGTGTCGGTCGAGGAAACCGCCCAGCAACGGGGGCTCGACGTGGCCACCCAGCAGATCGCGTCGCCGGTGGGCGAGCTGCAGGCGTGGCCGCCGGTCGCGCCCGGCGCCTTCATGCAGAAGTTGATGGCCTGCCGCCACTCGTGGCTCTGGTTGTAGTACGTGCAGCGGGTGTCGAGGCAGAGGTTGCCGCCCAGCGTGCCCATGTTGCGGATCTGCGGGGTCGCGACCGCGCCGGCCGCGCGGGCCAGCGCGGGGTAGCGCCGCTGCAGCACCCTGTCGGCCGCAACCTCCGCGAGACGCACCGCGCTCCCGATCGCCGGAGCGTCTCCTCTGCCGATCCGCCTCAGGTCCCGGAGGTGCCGGATGCCGATCAGCAGCGCCGGCGTCTGCTGGCGGCGCTTCATGTTCGGCACCAGGTCCGTGCCGCCGGCGATCAGCATCGCGTTCTCCCCGCCGTCGCGCAGCGCGCGCGCCGCGTCCTTCACCGATCGCGCTGCGTGGTAGCGGAAGTCCGGCGCCCGCATCATACCTTGACCCCGGCGGTGCCGGAGTGGTGCGTCGGCAGCGCGTCGCGGGACGTGTCCCGCTCGTTCGTCGCCTTGCCGTCGCCGCCTTCCCAGGGCGGCGGAACCACCAGGGCTTCGGGCCACGGCACCGCCGGGAAGGACGACGGACCCACGCGCGCCGGCTTGCCCTTGGCCTTCGCGTCCAGCCCGTGGAGCACCAGCTCCGGCGTGATGGGCACCTGGTCCACGCGCACGCCGACCGCGTCGAAGACCGCGTTCGCCACCGCTGGCGCGATGGGCAGCAGCGGCCCCTGGCCGACCTCTTTCGCCCCGAACGGGCCGCTGGGATCGGGGTCCTCGACGAAGTAGGTGACCACCTCGGGCATCTCGAGCGAGGTTGGGCTCTTGTACTCCAGGATCGAAGGGATCTTGTGCACCAGCGCGGCGGAGAGGCGCGGCGGCAGCCGGCGGAACGCCTGCTCCTCCATCAGCGCCTCACCCAAGCCCATGTAGACGCCGCCCTCCACCTGCCCGCGGGCCAGCACCGGATTCAAGACCCGGCCGATGTCGTGTCCGATCCAGACCTTGGGCACGCGCACCCAGCCGGTCGCGGGATCCACCTCCACCTCGACCACGGCCGCGCTGTACGAGTACGCCACCGAGGGGCCGACCCCGCCGCCCCGGTAGCGTGCCGCGCTTCGGGGCGGGCGGTAGGAACCGGTGGTGCCGAGAGTGCCGTGCTCGGCCTCCGCCGCCACCACCGCCTCCTGGAACGTCATGCCCGCCGACGGATTCTCGACGTCGAAGACCCGCCGCTCCGCGAACGCGAGCCGCACGGCCGGCAGCCCGAGCTTCCGGGCGGCGGCCTCCGCCAGGATCACCCGGGCCCGCTCCGCCGCCTGGATGGCCGCGTTGCCCATCATCAGGGTCACCCGGCTCGAGTAGGAGCCCAGGTCCACCGGGGTGAGATCGGTGTCGCCGGTCACGAGCCGCACGTCGTCCGTCCCCAGCCCCAGCACCTCGGCGACGATCGCGGCCAGGACGTCGTCCGATCCCTGGCCGATCTCGGTGGCGCCGCAGAACGCGGTCACCCGGCCCGAGCGGTCGAGCTGGAGCTGCACCCCCGAGTGCGGCATCTCGTTCCAGTAGATCGGCAGGCCGGCGCCGCACAGGTACGACGAGCACGCGAGGCCCAGGCCGCGTCCCCGGGGCAGGCGGCCGCGGCGCTCGCGCCACCCGGAGCCCTCGACGACCCGCTCGATGCACGCCCGCAGTCCCATCGAGCCGATCCTGAGCCAGTTCGCGGTGACCGAGTTGGCGGGCGCGAGCTGCTGCAGCCGCAGCTCGGCCGGGTCCCGGCCCAGGGCGACGGCGATCTTGTCGAGCTGCACTTCCTGCGCGAACCGCGGCTGCGGCGTGCCGTGTCCCCGCTTGGGACCGCACGGCGGCTTGTTGGTGAAGGTGCGGCACGCCCGGAACCGGTAGCGCGGCACGTGGTAGGTCACGGTCTGCAGCTGGCCGGTATACAGCGTCGAGGCCGGCCCGTAGCTCCCGTAGGCCCCGCCGTCCAGCAGCGTCTCGAGGTCCATCGCCGCGATCGCGCCGTCCGGACCGACGCCGGTCCTCAGCCGCATCAGGACCGGATGCCGCCCGCGATGGGCGTAGAACACCTCTTCGCGGGTCAGGGTGATCTTGACCGGGCGGCCGGTGAGGAGTGCGGCCTTCGCCGCGACGATCTCGTGGTTGAACGGATCGCTCTTCCCGCCGAAGCCGCCGCCGTTCGGCGTCGCGATCACCCGGATCCGGTGCGCGGGCAGGCTCAGCGCCCGCGCCGCCTCCCGGTGCAGGTAATGCGGCGTCTGGGTGGACGACCACAGCGTCAGCCGGCCGTCGGCGTCGAGGGCCGCCACCGTCGCGTGCTGCTCGAGCGGCAGATGGGTGTTGCCCTCGTAGAAGAACACGTCCTCGAAGACGCGCTCGGCGCCGGCCAGGGCCGCCTCGACGTCGCCGAACGCGAAGTGCGCCAGGCGGTGGACGTTCGGCCCCTCGCCGTAGTCGTGGATGCGGGGCTCGGCCGTCCGCAGGGCCTCGGCCGGCGAGGCGATCGTGGCGAGCGGCTCGTAGCTCACCCGGATCAGGTCGAGCGCGTCCGCGGCGGACCGCTCGCTCCGGGCGACGACGGCCGCAACCGGATCGCCGACGTAGCGCACCTTGTCCCGGCACAGGGCGTACTCGTCCTGGCTCACCGGCATGATGCCGTAGGGGACGGGGAAGTCCGCGCCCGTGAGCACCAGGTGCACTCCGGGCGCCGCCCGCGCGGCCGACGCGTCGATGGCCCGGACGAGCGCGTGCGGATGTGGCGAGCGGAGCAGCTTGCCGTAGAGCATGCGCGGCAGCGCGACGTCGTCCGCGAAGCGCGTCTGGCCCGTGACCTTGGCGCGGGCGTCGACGCGGCGGCGGGCCCGGCCCACGACCTTCATGGCGCCGCCTCCGTGTCCGCCTGCTGCCGCGGCGGGCGGCGGCCCTCGGGTGTGCCCTGGGCGGCCGCGGCCGCCTCGACCGCCTCGAAGATCTGGAGGTAGCCGGTGCAGCGGCACAGGTTGCCGGACAACGCGTCCGCGATCTCGGCGCGGGTCGGATGCGGATTCCGCTCGAGCAGCGCCTGGGCGGTGACCAGGATGCCCGGCGTGCAATAGCCGCACTGGGCCGCCCCCTCGTCCGCGAACGCCGCCTGCAGCGCCGACAGCTCCGGCCCGCGGGCCAGTCCCTCGACCGTGGTGACGGCGACGCCCTCGCACTCGACCGCCAGCAGCAGGCACGAGAGGACCGGCTGCCCGTCCACCAGGACGGCGCAGGCGCCGCACTCCCCCAGCTCGCACCCGTGCTTGGTGCCGGTCAGGGCGAGATCCTCGCGCAGCACCTCGAGCAGCGTCTTGTAGCCGTCGAACATGACGTCGCGCTCCTCGCCGTTGACGGTGAGCGCGATCCGCGAGCGCCGGGAGTCTTCGCGTGGGCTCACGAGCGCAGTCCTCGCACCAGGTAGGCGGCGAACGCGTCGGCCACCGCGGCCGGCGGCTGGTCGCCCTCCGGCCGGTACCACCGCGCCGTCCAGTTCACCGCGCCCAGCAGGGCGCGCGTCACCAGCGTCGGGTCGCACGGCACGAACGCGCGCGAGCGCACCCCGTTCGCCACGATCCGCCGCACCGCGCCCTCGTAGCGGTCGCGCTTCGCCACGATCCGGGCCCGGAGACGGGTCGGCAGCGCCTCCACCTCGGTATGCGCCGCCGCCCCGTCCAGCTCGTCCAGCATGCACGCCACCTGGGCGCGCACCACGGCCGCCAGCCGCTCTGCCGGGCTCAGCCTGCCCGCCCGGACCGCGCGGCAGGTCGCCAGCATCCGGTCGAGCGAGTGGTCCTGGCAGAAGTACAGCAGCTCGTGCTTGCTCTTGAAGTAGTAGTACAGGTTGCCCGGCGAGAGGTCCGCGGCGGCGGCGATCTCGCGCATCCCGGTATCGGCGAAGCCGCGCCGCCGGAACACCCGCGCGGCCGCCCGCAGGATGGTCTGGCGCATCACCAGGGCACGCCGCCCGCGGCGGTCGAGCGGCGCTCCCGCCCGCCCGGCAGGGCTCGAACGCCTGTTTGACTTTCGAACCATCGTTCAACGATGGTCCGGCTCGACCGCGGCGTCAACCCCGGATGCGCAAGACGGCCCGGCCGGGGGGCCGGGCCGTCTGCCACGGGAAGGGACGACCTACGCCGCCGTCGCCTTCAGCGCCTCGATCTCGGCCACCGCCTTCTTCAGCGCGTCCAGGATCTTCTGCACCTTGGGATCGCCGGGGCCGGCGTGCCACGCCTCTCCGTACGCCAGCCTCGCCAGCCGGGCGAACACCTCGCTCAGCTCCCCCATCGATCCGCCGGCGAACCCGCGCACCGCGTCCCGCACCCGGCCGAGAATGTCGTCCAGCACGTCCTTGTGCTCCTCGAGGAACGCCTCGCCCTCGGGCGTGATGTGATAGACCTTCTTCCCCTCCGTCTCCACGGCGCGCACGTACCCCTGGTCCTCGAGCAGCTGGAGCGTCGGATAGATCGTACCCGCCGACGGCGAGTACCAGCCGCCCATCTTCTCCTCGAGCGCCTTGATGACCTCGTAGCCGTGCCGCGGCTTCTCCTTGAGGAGCCGCAGGATCACGTACTTGACCTCACCCGACTCGAACACCTGCTGCCGCATCCGGCGCCGCGGCCCCCGCATGCCCTCGGGCCCGCAGAACGCCCAGAACCGCGGTCCGAAGCCACCCGCGAAGAACCTCCCGAACGGCCAGTCTTCGTTGTCCCTGCTCATCTTCGCCTCCATAGCATTAGATACATCGTACGCTATATCGTACGTCATAGCGCACGATATGTCAAGTCCACCCGCCTGCCGCACGGCAACCGGGCCGCCCAAGCTGCGGCGGCCCGGTACCGGCGAGCTCAGCGACCCGGCGTCAGCCGATGGCCCACGGCCACGGCCAGCCCGTGTTCGCGATGATGTAGAGCATCGCGCCCGCCAGGGTGATGTTCTTCCAGAACTGGGCCCGCTGGGAGCCGCGCTGCATCGGATCGGTCTCGCGCCAGAAGCCGTGCATCCAGAACGCCACGACGACGAGGAACACGAACAGCAAGGCGGCGCCGATGCGGGGATGGAACCCCAGCAGCAGGCTGAGCCCCCCGCCGAGCAGCATGAAGCCCGTGCCCACGACGGCCGCTTCCGGCAGGGGCACGCCGGCGCCTTTCGCATACGCGCCCATCGCCTTCACCTGGGTGAAGTGCGCGTAGGCCGACTGCAGGAACATCCAGCTGAGCAGAACGCGCGCGGCCAGCTGCAGGCCATCCGCATACGTCATGGCGACCTCCCTGGGGTCCGTGCCTCCTGGTGCCGGATTCCTCCCGACCTGGTACCCCGGGGCCGTCCGGGCGGCCCCGCTTCCCTCCAGGAACAAAACACGGCGCCCGCATCGCCGCGAGCGCCGTGGCACGAAACGCCGCTGGCCTGCGCGAGTGTCAGGTCAGGTCTCGACCTTGTGAGTGCCCGCCCCCGGCGCGGCCGCGGGGAACGGGAGCTTGAACCTGATGTCCGGGAAGCTCTGCTGCCCGTCGAATCCGGGCATCGCCGGCAGCATCGGGAAGTCGAAGTCGAACGCGTCCGGGGTGACCGTCCACGCCCGCTTCCGCCGCTCGGGCATCTTCCCGTTCACCGTGACGTGCCGCTTCATCCGCATCACGTCGAACGTCACGGTCTCGTTCGGCTCGTACGTGCCGAGGATTCGCAGCGCGTGCGCGGGATTGAGTGGCTTCCGGCCGCCGATGGCCAGGATCACGTCGCCACTCCTCAGGCCGAGGGTGGAGTCGTCACCGACGTTGGTCACCAGCAACCCCTCGGAGGTGCCGAAGTACTCCCCGAGACCGGGGTTGACCTTCACCAGCTCCATGTCGGCGAACGGGCCGCCGCTGAACATGAAGGTCGTCATCGGGCCAGTGGGAACGCGATCCCTCATGATCCCGACGCGAGGCTCGACCCGGAACGACCGCATCGCCTCGTCCATGCCGGACTCGCCCGCCACGACCGTGACGTTCACCGTCTGGCGGCCACGTCGCAGCTCGAGCCGGACCGAGTCACCCGGATCGAGACGCGAGGCCATCTCGATGAGCCGCATCCCGGGCCGGGACTGGTTCTCCTCCTCGTCGCCATCCCCGCCCGTGGCGCGGCGCACCAGTGCGGTGCCGTTGAAGCGCACCACCAGGTCGCCGACCTGGACGCCGGCCTTGCCCGCCGCGCTGCCCGTCGTCAGGCCTGCCACTCGCGCACCGATGGAATCGCGCGCCGGGTCGGCCGTGAGATCCACCAGGATCCCGAGGCGGCCCCGCTGGAACGACTCCACGCCCGCGCCCCGCGGACCGTAGAAGTACGAGAAGCCGTGCTCGCGGACCCGGGCCGTGTCGCGCTCAGAGGGCACGTCCTGCGCCGCCGCAGGGACGGCCACGGCCGCCAGGAGCACGAGTGAGAGAAACCGCCGCATACCTTCCGCTCCCTTCGATTTAGAGTCCTGCCACGCTGGCGCGGGTCTCGTGCACGTCCACCAGCGCCGAGAGAAGCCCCGCCCGCTGCTTCCACAGTCCCGCCACGCGCTCCGGACTGCCGCGCCAGGTCGACGTGTCGTTCAACGCGGCGTCCACCTGCGCCAGCTGGTCCTCCAGATCAGCCACCACGCTCGCGGCCTGCCCGCTCAACGCCCGCCGGTCCGGATGCAGCGACTCGAACATCTGCTCCATCGCCGCCGACTCGGCCATCGCCTGCTGCAGCGCGACGTCCTCCGGCGCGGGGCTGGCCGTGCGATGCAGGACGGCGAACCCGATCACCACGACCGCGGCCGCCGCCGCCACGCCCGACCACGCCGAGAACCGCCGCCGCCGGCGCTCCCTCAGGGCCGCCTCCCGCACCACCGGCCATACGTCGCGCGGCGGCGCGAACGACGGGAGCGCCCGGAGCCCCGCGCGCACCTGCTCGAGCCGCTGCAGCTCCGCTGCGCAGCCCGGACACGACGCGGCGTGCTCCCGCGCCCAGCCGCTGCCCTCTCCGTCCCGCACCGCGAGCAGCTCTTCGACCGTCGCGTGCCGCGTTTCGCTCATTGCTCCGCTCCTGCGCCGAGCCACCGACGCAGCCGCTCGTGCGCGCGGGCCAGCTGGGACTTCGAAAAGCTCGTCGTCATCCCCATCAGCTCGGCAATCTCCTCGTGCGTGTACCCCTCGACGTCGTGCAGCCACACCACCGCCCGCGACCGCTCCGGGAGCCGCGCCAGCGCCGCTTCCAGATCCATCTGCAGCGGCACGTCCTCGGCCTGGCGCGCGACGTCGTCGTCCAGTGGCTCCCACGCCCGCAGCTTCTCGCGCCGGTACCGCATCAGCGCTTTGCTCGCCGCGATGGTGCGGATCCAGCCCCACAGGCTGCCCTCACCCCGCCACTGCTTCAGCGACCGGCAGACCTCGAGGAAGGTCTCCTGCAGCACGTCCTCGGCGTCGTCGGCGCCGCGCGTGAGCCGCCGCGCGAGCGTGTACACCGGCCGCTCGTAGGCGCGGCACAACTGCTCCAGGGCCGCGAAGTCGCCGGCCCGGGCCCGTGCCACGAGGCTCTTGGCCTCGGCGAGCGGGAGCGTGTCCGCCATCACGGCCACAGTGGGGGGATGTGTGAGAGCGACGGAAGGTCGCAGACGGCTGAGAGACGTGAGGGGTGAGACGTGAGACGTTCACCTGAGACGTGAGAAGCCGCTAGCGTGAGAGGAGAGCAGGCGCTCAACTCGCCCTCACGCAAGTCGTGTCACACCACCAGGTTGACGAGACGGTCCGGGACGAAGACCACCTTCTTGGGCTGGGTCCCGGAGGTGAATTTCAGCACCGCCGGGTCGGCCAGCGCCGTCTTGACGACCGCCTCCTCGCCCGCGCCCCGCGGCAGCCGCAGGCGGCTTCGCACCTTGCCGTTGACCTGCACGACGAGCTCGACCTGTTCCGCCACGGCGAGCGCCGCGTCGAAGCTCGGCCACCGGGCCTCCATGACGGAGGTCGTGCCGCCGAGCCGCTCCCAGCACTCCTCGGCGAAATGCGGGGCGTAGGGAGCGAGCAGGATCGCGAGCGGGGCCATCAGGGCCCGGGTGGCGCGGCCGTCCCGCAGCGCGTTGACGTACTCCATCATCGCCGCGATGGCGGTGTTGTAGGAAAGCGACTCGGTGTCCTCGGTGACGCGCTGGATGGTCCGATGCATCATGCGGACCACCTCCGGCGAAGCCTCCGCTTCCGCCTTCGCCGTCTGCGCAACTCCATCCGTCAGTGCCCACACCTTGTCCAGGAAGCGGCGGATGCCGTTGATCCCGGCGTCGCGGAAGTCGCCGCCCTCCTGGTACGGGCCGAGGAACATGAGGTACATGCGGAAGGTGTCGGCGCCCCACCGGTCGACGTACGCGTCCGGATTCACCACGTTGCCGCGCGACTTGGACATCTTCGCGCCGTCCTTGATGATCGTGCCGTGCGCCCGGAAGCGGCGGAACGGCTCGTCGAACGGCACGAGCCCGAGGTCGTGCAGCGCCATCGTGATGAAGCGCGCGTACATCAGGTGCAGCACCGCGTGCTCGTTGCCGCCGATGTAGGAGGCGACGGGCAGCCACTTGCGCGTCAGCCCGGCGTCGAACGCCACGTCCTCGCGGTCCGCGGAGGGATAGCGCAGGAAGTACCAGGCGGAGTCGAGAAACGTGTCGGACACGTCGGTCTCGCGCCGCGCCATCCCCCCGCACTTGGGGCAGGGCACGCGGTACCACGATTCCAGCCGCGCCAGCGGCGAAACGCCCGAGTCGTCCGGGCGGAAATCCTCCAGCGCCGGGAGCACGACGGGCAGGTCCTGCTCGGGCACCGGGACGGTGCCGCAGGCGTCGCAGTAGATGATCGGAATCGGCGGGCCCCAGTAGCGTTGCCGGGAGATGCACCAGTCGTGGAGCCGGTAGTTCACGACCGGCTTCCCGAGGCCCTTGGACTCCAGCATCGCCGCGATGGCGCGTCCGGCCTCGCGCCACGGCATCCCGTCGAAGCCCGGGCTGTTGACCAGGCGGCCATCGGGAACGTCGGGCTCGGCGGCGGCGAGGGGCGTCGAGGCGTCCTGCCCCGTTCCCGCCACCACGCGCACGCACGGCAGCCGCATCGCGGCCGCGAACTCGAAATCGCGCTCGTCGTGGCCCGGCACCGCCATGATCGCGCCCGTCCCGTACTCCATCAGGACGTAGTCCGCGATCCACACGGGCACGGCCGTGCCGGTCGCCGGGTTGCGCGCATAGGAACCGGTGAACACGCCGGTCTTGGCCTTGTCGCCCACCTTCCGCGAGACCAGGTCCATCGCCGCGACCTTGCGCCGGTAGGCCTGCACGTCGCTGCGCTGCTCCGCGGTGGTCAGGTCGGCGACCATCGGGTGCTCCGGCGCGAGAACCAGGTAGGTCGCCCCGAAAAGGGTGTCCGGCCGGGTCGTGAACACTGTGATGCGCCGGCCGGCCGGCGTCTCGAAGACCAGCTCCGCGCCATCGGAGCGCCCGATCCAGTTCGCCTGGATGGTGCGGGTCGAATGCGACCAGTCGGCCGTCTCGAGGTGCTCGAGCAGCCGCTGGGCGTAGCGGCTGATGGTGAAGAACCACTGGTCCAGCATCCGCTGCTCGACCCGGACGTCCGGATGGCGCTCGCAGAAGCCGCCGATCACCTGCTCGTTGGCCAAGACGGTCTTGCAGGCCGGGCACCAGTTCACGGCGGCGCGCCGCTTGACGGCCAGGCCGGCGCGGTAGAGCTGCAGGAAGATCCACTGCGTCCACCGGTAGTACCGGGGATCGGTGGTCTGCACCTCGTAGCGCCAGTCCGCCATCAGGCCGATCCGCTTCAGCTGGGCGCGGAACCGCTCGATGTTGCGGGGAATCAGCTCCGCCGGATGGCTGCCGACCTTGAGCGCGAAGTTCTCGGAGTGGATCCCGAAGGCGTCGAAGCCCAGCGGCTCGAAGACGTCGCTGCCCGCGAGCCGCCGGTAGCGGCCGTGGATGTCGGCGCCGACGAACGCGAAGACGTTCCCGACGTGTAGCCCCTCGGCCGAGGGGTAGGGGAACATCATCAGGTTGAAGTACGGCCGTGCGGCGCCGGCGAGGTCGGCGTGGTTGGTGCCACCCTCCTCCCACCGCCGCTGCCATTTCCGTTCGACGCTCTGCGGATCGTATGCGGTCGGGTCGGAATTCGGCATAGCGTTGAAAGATAGTGGCTTGCGGCCGTCCCGAGCCATCCCTACCTTAGCGCCGGCCTTCATGTCCGAGAGCCCGACTCCAGCCCCGCGCCTCCGCGCGCGCAGCCTCCAACGCACCATCGTCTCGGCGGGCGTCCTCACGGCGATCGTCGTCCTGACGGTCGTCTCGCTGCTGGCGTGGCGCGCCGCGCGGAGCTACCTCGCGCGCGACGCCGACGTGCGTCTGTCCGACATCGCGCAACGGGCGGCCGCGCTGGTGGGCCTGTACCTGCGCGAGCGCCGCGCCGAGCTCGACCTCGTCGCGGGCAGTCCGGCGATCGTCGCGGCGGCGCAGGCCGCCGACGCCGAAGCCGCCCAGCGCGGGCTCGCGGGCCGCCGGCCGGAGGAGGTCGAGCGCGCCTTCGCGGCGACCCGCTCACTGGGCGCCAGTCCCGTCGTGGCGGCCTACCTGCGCTCGCTGGAGGTCCGCTCCGACTTCGCCGACCTGCTGCTGACCGAGTCGCACGGCTTCGTCGTCGCAGCGTCCCGGCCCCAGCCACGGTTCGGCAACGCGACCCAGGATTGGTGGCAGCGGGCCTTCCGCGCCGGCTCGTACCAGGGCGTCCCGGCCCTCGACGAGCGGGCGCGCGCCGTGACGCTCCGGATGGCCACCGCCGTTCCGCCCCAGGGCGCACGGCGCGTCGGCGTGCTCGGCGCGGCATTCGGGCTGAGCACGCTCGCGCGCCTGGTCGCGTCGTCCGACGCGCGGCTCAATGCCCAGGTCCAGGTGGTCGACCGCGCCGGCCGGCTCGTGATCGGCCGCGACTCCTCCGAGCTGCTCCGCCTGCTGCCCGAGATCGACGCCTTGCGGCTGTCGGACACGGTGGAGTACGCCACGCTCCAAGTCCCCGACCGCGAGAGCGAGCGCGTCGCCACCGCCCGGGCCTGGCCCGTGGAGTGGTGGGTCGTGGTCCGGCAGCCGGTGTCCGTGGCGTACCGGTCGGTGGACGAGCTCGGCCGGCTGCTGCTGGTCGCGGCGCTGCTGCTGCTGGTCGTCGGCGTGGCGGCGCTGGCGTCGGGCGGGACCTGGCTCAACCGGCGCGTCACCGTGCCGGTCGAGCGGATGGCGGCGGCGGCGACCGCGGTCGCCGAGGGCGATCTGTCGCGCGAGATGGACGTGTCCGTCGGCACCAGCGAGGTGCTGCACCTCGGCACCGCGCTCGCGACGATGCTCGAGTCGCTGCGCCGCCTGGTGGGGGCCATCCGCGCCGCGGCCGACGAGGCGGCGGCGATGGCGGCGCAGATCAGCGCCTCCACCCAGCAGATGTCGGCCAGCGGCGCGGAGATGGCGGGTACGACCCACGACCTGTCGCAGCGCGCCCAGGATCAGGCGGCCATCGTGAAGGCCACCGCGGGCGACGCCACCA is a window from the Gemmatimonadales bacterium genome containing:
- a CDS encoding methyl-accepting chemotaxis protein — translated: MSESPTPAPRLRARSLQRTIVSAGVLTAIVVLTVVSLLAWRAARSYLARDADVRLSDIAQRAAALVGLYLRERRAELDLVAGSPAIVAAAQAADAEAAQRGLAGRRPEEVERAFAATRSLGASPVVAAYLRSLEVRSDFADLLLTESHGFVVAASRPQPRFGNATQDWWQRAFRAGSYQGVPALDERARAVTLRMATAVPPQGARRVGVLGAAFGLSTLARLVASSDARLNAQVQVVDRAGRLVIGRDSSELLRLLPEIDALRLSDTVEYATLQVPDRESERVATARAWPVEWWVVVRQPVSVAYRSVDELGRLLLVAALLLLVVGVAALASGGTWLNRRVTVPVERMAAAATAVAEGDLSREMDVSVGTSEVLHLGTALATMLESLRRLVGAIRAAADEAAAMAAQISASTQQMSASGAEMAGTTHDLSQRAQDQAAIVKATAGDATRIRAIAGRLAAGARDAAERNRALQALAEEHQQRLDDTTATLASLATEVEQGVAEAAALADASAQIGRFVSQTKAIATQTNMLALNAAIEAARAGEQGRGFGVVAAEVRKLSIQVAQAAVTTEGTVKDVLRRVGATHETMTRVGAASTAARGAARTVSEGLKSVADSAHESDRFTQDISAAAAESETLVTEIARRLEELARSTDSFAASAEQIAASSQEQSAATEEIAASAQALATAADKLTSAVQTFRLV